The stretch of DNA TTAGTTCACACGTATGGTGCTTTTGATTTAATTTCTAGATATATTCTATACTTTTTTTAGTCTACCAGAACTTTGTCCCTTATCATCGATCTGCTGTTAGATTAGTTTTCTTATCATATTATCCTGTAtatctttattttattttttctacacAGATTAACCTGCTCCAAGTAAGCATTTGGTCTAGCTTGCCATTTTTCAGTGTTATAAAAGCTTTTGGAATCTGTGGAACTGATTAGTTGAACCCTAGCTGTTGGAATGTGTTCGGAGTAGATCTAAGCACTAGCACCCATTGGCGCAACAGGTGAGGGCTCCACCTAGAGAACCATTACTGGCCCGACGCTTGCTGGCCGCAGGGTGCTCGAATAGCAACGGTGCCGGGGAAGCCATGGGCGGCGAAGCTACTGCCGGCACCGGAGTCGTTGCAGGAACTGGTGGGGGCGGAGCCATGGGCGGCGAAGCTGTTGCCAGCACTGGTGGAGGCGAGCCATGGCCAAGCGAGAAGTGAATAGTGGATTCGTCCACATTGCTGGTCGATTGGAAGTGGAAAGAGTGGCGGTGTTGAAACTGATCCTCTGCATTTTGAAAAGGCAGAGCAGGATACTAGGAAAAGAACTTGGGAAGGAAGTGATGGGCCATAATACCCTCCTCACATGGGACAAAAGGGAAGAGACCAAACCTGCTATAAATGAGACCACTCCAATCGATCCAACGGCTGGGATAAGCCCAGTGTTCACAAGCCCATGTGTGGCTACTTTTCGAAACCTCTTATCTTCTGTAAGAGGTAGCTAGAGTATTATAGTAAAACCCTCGTCGAACATATCATGTCAGTAGTTCAACTAAGCTTGTGTAGGAACTAGAAAACAAATTAATTAAAACAGTTGTCGATCTAGAGATAGACATTGCAACAATTATGAAGTTATATAAAAATGAGAGCTTTTACATATATGACCAAATTAAATTCAAAATCACTGGCATTTTTAATTAAGACAGCAAAAGAGAAAGATGTTTATTACCCTCTCATACAGTTGGCGGCGAAAGCGGTGGCGGGAAGCTTGCATAGAGAAATTTGGGGACATTAATAAATTCCAACACACACAGCCTCTCAACTAGCAATGTCTTGAGGTCCACGGTGAAATAATGTGCTTCTTCCCAGCGCTGAACATGGTCCCGTGGAAGCCATCGTAGGAAAGCGTAGCCATTGGTTGTTCCACTGAGGTTCCATAGACCAGCAAACATTCGGACTGTTTTGTCGTGCCGCCACTCTTGATCAACGACCACACCACCATTATTATTGCCTTGCCAAGCTCTACTATACAGCTCTAACTTATCTTCAAGAAGTAACAATAGACCAAGCCTGCCTTCCCCAGCTGCCTCCACAACGATTTTAGATCGTCCATTGCTTTTCTCCGGGATGTCACTGACGACGAAGAATTTCATCTCACGCGTGTCAAGCACGAGCATAAAATTTTCTGAAAAACACGTCCAGTAGAAGCCATTTGCAGGCTGTCGAAACCAGAGCGAGCacagattcttcatcacatagTTTGGGTTGCTGAATGACGCCACGGCTCGCCATTGTCTGCTGGCTGAAGAGAAGGCGAAGGTCACCAACATGGTTCCCGACAGAGCATTGCATATCACCTGGAACGACGACAATTCATCGACGACCTGATCCTCGTCGGCCGCTGATGGCGCTGGTGCGAGGAACGGCTCGAACTCGAGTCGTCGTAGGTCATCAGGATCACCACCATCATGGTCAGTGGAGGTCGTCGCCGCCGCGTCAAGGAGATCGTCGGGGATCGGCGGAATCTCGACATGCCGCCGGTGGAGGGGGTCGCAGACAATGAGGAGAGGAGGACGCCGGTGCAAGGTGTGCCAAAGACGTTTGTAGCGGGAGAGGAGGACGCGGCCGTCACGAGCGTCGCGGACGACGCCCCAGCAGCAGCGGTTGGGGCCAGGGATGAAACGGAAGGTGAAGTCCGCGGCGTCTGCGCAGGCGCCGGCGGCCAGCGCGGAGCGGCGCGGCGACTGGATGGGGCGGAATCGGATCTTACCACCGCCACGATTCTCGAGTAGCCCTAGGACTGGCGGGCGGTGGCGGGACCTGAAGCGGCGCAGGAAGCGGCCGTTGGAGATGACGCGGCGGAAGGAAGCGCAGGCAGCCGAGGCGCGGGCGAGGTCGGCGGCGTCCTCTAGGTGGAGGAAGATCTGCTCCAGCAGATCAGTCGGGAGGTCGGACGCCATCGATGGATCGCGTGTGGTCTGCGCGCGGCGGCGCACGGCTGGTGATATAGATCGAGGCAGATTACTTAACTGCCGCAGCTCTTACCCGATATGCAGTTATGCACTCGCCTAGACAAAGAGGGTTATTGGTGAAATTTTGCAGAAATTATGTAATCTCGTATTTAAggtttttataattttggtaTCGCAAAAATTTCGGCCACCAATTTTTTAGAGACTAGTACATGAAGtatgtttttcttttaaaaaaattagatctaaacacttctattgaatagaagaatatatgcaatataaacaatagaaaatataagtataaagttaTATAGCACATGTATTAATATATAATGAAATTTCCGATTTTTCTTTCGGCCACAACCGAAATTACCGAAAATCGCAAAATTTTGGTGAAATTTCGCCAAAATTTTGAATCTTGATCGTATTTTCCCCTTGGATCGGAATTTTTTTTCATAACGACCATTTTTTTTGGTTAAATTCATCTTTCCCTCTAAGAGCGCTCCCTGGGCGGCTCAGTGGGGAGGCGACCATCATAGCGCCCTAGGGCCTACCCGTCGCGGCCCTTCCCTCCGGCCAGCCGGCGGCGGCCCAAAAAAAGGTTTTCGTCGTGGCTTCCTCCTCTCCCCACCTTTCTCTCCCCCTCCCTGTCCTCTACGCCTGACTGTAAGCTGGATCTGGCTTTACCCTGCATGGATATGCGATGGAGCTGGGTGGTCGGCCGAGCGTGGTTGCCTCGGCTTCTGAGCTGTGGTCACGGCGCCCGGAACCGGACAGGCGCGCTTCTGCCACCTTCACGCCTTCCCGCGTCACACAGCACCGATGCCTCCTCTAGTTCTCCTCCTTGAGTTGCACTGTGGCATTATCTAGGGTCTACGGGCACCTGGCCATCATCTAGCGGGGCGGCATCAACTTGCGGCACAGTTTGGGGGATCTGGCTTCGCGCTCGTCCCCTCTTAGCCACGGCTGTGTGGCGGCTGGAGCGGCTGCCCTGTGCTGGATGTGGGGCATGGCACAATGCTGCTTCAGCACTCCGTTGCCGGGGACATCGACGCCGACAGCTATGCGGTGCTGTCCACAGCTGGGTTTCCCCCGTGGCTTGCCGCCCCTCCCATTCCCGTGCTTCGCCGGTGAGCCAGGGCCTGGCTGGCTGACTTGGGCCTGGTGTGGCGGTGCTATAGGGCCTCGTGGTGTTGCAGCTGCAATTCATGGATTTCGGGCGAAAGCTCAGTCCGATCATTGTGCCTGTGCGTGCCTTTTTTCTTCTGCAATGGGTTGCACTGCTAGACTTGACCTTGTCGGCGTCGTTGCTAGCGGATGCTTTGCAGCTAGCACTTTCTTCTTTGACATTGTTGCTAGCCCCTCTTGGACATATGCTTTGCTACTAAAAGTGTCTTGGCCATCCCCTCGCTATGGATGTTGCCATAGGGGGTGTCTTCTTCCTGGATGGAATCATGGTCGTGCGGGTCCCTGATGGATGCTTTGCCGCCATTGTCTCTTTGGCCCCTCAGGAGATATTTTGCTGCTGAGAGTGTGCTGGCCCATTTCTTGGTGGATGTTGCTGCCGTGGTCGCTTGATTCGTTGGCGGATACTTTGCCATGTTACTGCTGGTTGCTCGTTctctaggtgcatgctttgccaCCAGGGCTTGGTCTTTTGCATAGGAATCCATTGTGTTTTTTATCACAAGCACAATAGTAGGTCTAGTGTGTTGAGGGTGGTCGCTCTCTCTTTGtatcttttgtttttcctatgtTTATTTTAGGTTACTCACTACTATCTTAGTGGTTTGTAATATGTGCTATGAGGGTTCTCTCAT from Sorghum bicolor cultivar BTx623 chromosome 8, Sorghum_bicolor_NCBIv3, whole genome shotgun sequence encodes:
- the LOC8076676 gene encoding uncharacterized protein LOC8076676, coding for MASDLPTDLLEQIFLHLEDAADLARASAACASFRRVISNGRFLRRFRSRHRPPVLGLLENRGGGKIRFRPIQSPRRSALAAGACADAADFTFRFIPGPNRCCWGVVRDARDGRVLLSRYKRLWHTLHRRPPLLIVCDPLHRRHVEIPPIPDDLLDAAATTSTDHDGGDPDDLRRLEFEPFLAPAPSAADEDQVVDELSSFQVICNALSGTMLVTFAFSSASRQWRAVASFSNPNYVMKNLCSLWFRQPANGFYWTCFSENFMLVLDTREMKFFVVSDIPEKSNGRSKIVVEAAGEGRLGLLLLLEDKLELYSRAWQGNNNGGVVVDQEWRHDKTVRMFAGLWNLSGTTNGYAFLRWLPRDHVQRWEEAHYFTVDLKTLLVERLCVLEFINVPKFLYASFPPPLSPPTV